The Lutra lutra chromosome 15, mLutLut1.2, whole genome shotgun sequence genome includes a region encoding these proteins:
- the LOC125086225 gene encoding tetratricopeptide repeat protein 1-like has protein sequence MPITQWSTKWSTKLLKDVESHSQEDQGEEECFHDLSASFEKEEPGADKVENKPDDNVNSSELDEEYLIELEKNMPDEEKQKRREESTRLKEEGNAQFKRGDYTEAESSYSQALQMCPSCFQKDRYILFSNRAAARMKQDKKEMAISDCNKAIQLNPGYIRAILRRAELYEKTDKLDEALEDYKSILEKDPSIHQAREACMRLPKQIEERNERLKAEMLGKLKDLGNLVLRPFGLSTENFQIKQDSSTGSYSINFVQNPNNNR, from the coding sequence atgcccatcacccagtggtCCACCAAGTGGTCCACCAAGCTGCTCAAGGATGTCGAGTCTCATTCCCAGGAAGaccagggggaggaggagtgtTTTCATGACCTTAGTGCCTCATTTGAGAAGGAGGAGCCAGGAGCGGACAAGGTTGAGAACAAACCTGATGATAATGTGAATTCTTCTGAACTTGATGAAGAATACCTAatagaactggaaaaaaacatgccagatgaggagaaacagaagagaagagaagagagcacTAGACTAAAGGAGGAGGGAAATGCGCAGTTTAAGAGAGGAGATTATACAGAAGCTGAGAGTTCTTATAGTCAAGCCCTTCAGATGTGCCCATCCTGCTTCCAGAAAGACAGGTATATTCTGTTTTCAAATAGAGCTGCTGCAAGGATGAAACAGGACAAGAAAGAGATGGCCATCAGTGACTGCAACAAAGCAATTCAGTTAAACCCTGGCTATATCAGGGCAATATTGAGGAGAGCGGAGTTGTACGAGAAAACGGACAAGCTAGATGAAGCCCTGGAGGACTATAAATCCATATTAGAAAAAGATCCATCCATACATCAAGCAAGAGAAGCTTGCATGAGATTACCTAAACAGATTGAAGAACGTAATGAAAGGCTAAAGGCAGAGATGTTAGGTAAACTAAAAGATCTTGGGAACTTGGTTCTTCGACCTTTTGGACTCTCCACAGAAAATTTCCAGATCAAACAGGATTCCTCTACTGGTTCCTACTCCATCAATTTTGTTCAAAATCcaaataataatagataa